From a region of the Mycobacterium sp. SMC-8 genome:
- a CDS encoding ROK family transcriptional regulator produces MSDDPRHAAHLRWVGAAQLLGVVRAEPGITRAAAAQRLGISSGGATDLVARLRQARLLDEAPAPAQGRGRPTTLLVPHPEGPLVLAADLRATDWRLALAGLDGAPRIVAGGAYKDPGLDVALATLTDAIAAVHRRKAKQLSALAVSVAGTVSDAKLVQFTPRGRRDVDLSLLTSTLPRRADVPMLLGNDATLAGLAEARTGAARAAGTSLHLIVATGIGGTLVVNGEPMSGAHGAAGEYGHIPFGDPALACPCGARGCWDLTVDGRALARYRGDPPPDDPVDYVHRLLGRPGDDVATRQAFEAVAASLGRGIGGLVNLHDPDVITLGGVGALLRGAAAETFEAAYREGLMAYRQDAPPPVRDAEHGEEGSLRGAVIMAMDHVTAPAGLADWAQRQSM; encoded by the coding sequence ATGTCCGACGATCCCCGCCACGCCGCACACCTGCGGTGGGTCGGCGCCGCCCAGCTGCTGGGGGTGGTTCGTGCCGAACCCGGCATCACCCGCGCCGCCGCCGCGCAGCGCCTCGGGATCAGCAGCGGCGGTGCCACCGATCTGGTGGCGCGGTTGAGGCAGGCGCGGCTCCTCGACGAGGCGCCGGCACCCGCACAGGGCCGCGGCAGGCCGACGACGCTGCTGGTCCCGCATCCCGAGGGCCCGCTGGTGCTGGCGGCGGACCTGAGGGCCACCGATTGGCGGCTCGCGCTGGCCGGCCTCGACGGCGCCCCCAGGATCGTGGCCGGCGGGGCCTACAAGGATCCGGGCCTCGACGTCGCCCTCGCGACACTGACCGACGCCATCGCCGCGGTTCATCGACGGAAAGCCAAGCAGCTCAGCGCATTGGCGGTGTCGGTCGCCGGCACGGTGAGCGACGCGAAGCTGGTCCAGTTCACCCCGAGGGGCCGGCGCGACGTGGACTTGTCGCTGCTGACGAGCACGCTTCCGCGCCGCGCGGACGTGCCGATGCTGCTGGGCAACGACGCCACGCTGGCGGGTCTGGCCGAGGCCCGCACGGGGGCGGCCAGGGCGGCGGGCACGTCGCTGCATCTGATCGTCGCGACCGGTATCGGCGGCACGCTCGTCGTCAACGGCGAGCCGATGTCCGGCGCCCACGGTGCTGCTGGGGAGTACGGCCACATCCCGTTCGGCGACCCCGCACTGGCCTGCCCGTGCGGCGCGCGCGGCTGCTGGGACCTGACCGTGGACGGGCGCGCGCTGGCCCGGTACCGGGGCGACCCACCGCCCGACGATCCGGTCGACTACGTGCACCGCCTGCTCGGGCGCCCCGGCGACGACGTGGCCACCCGGCAGGCGTTCGAAGCCGTCGCGGCGTCACTAGGCCGCGGTATCGGCGGTCTGGTGAACCTGCACGACCCGGACGTGATCACCTTGGGCGGTGTGGGCGCGCTGCTGCGGGGAGCGGCGGCGGAGACCTTCGAGGCCGCCTACCGCGAAGGCCTGATGGCCTACCGCCAGGACGCCCCGCCCCCGGTGCGCGACGCGGAGCACGGTGAGGAGGGGTCACTGCGCGGTGCGGTGATCATGGCGATGGATCACGTCACCGCGCCCGCGGGACTGGCGGATTGGGCGCAGCGCCAGTCGATGTGA